The proteins below come from a single Metarhizium brunneum chromosome 1, complete sequence genomic window:
- the NSRP1 gene encoding Nuclear speckle splicing regulatory protein 1, with protein MSKPLAFGLSLSKKSGAAKPKPKPTPFGKKSAFGGDDGSDNEEHSSATKFERIDGVLDDFTTKAPKSDTRKSSKQKPGALTQPPKLKSKNEPSAMFGDLSGTLSSRRNAEAATELDSSIYEYDSVYDSLKPKKDDAKQDVERKPKYMKSLLQAAEVRKRDALIAEEKKIAREREAEGDEYADKEKFVTEAYRKQQEENKRLEEEEKRREEEEAKKNEGGGMSAFYRKLLDKDEARHTELVKAAAEKAKDGPATDQGDEEEADREKAEADLARELNEKGASVAVNEDGQVVDKRQLLRGGLNVGAKKKEEARREAERPKEQERRPTNGAQLGRKQAMRERQTRMMEEQLEQSLKRSREAEESQREEIERAAKSQKTQSEISSAKERYLARKRAAEEAKKQASEG; from the coding sequence ATGAGCAAGCCGCTAGCCTTTGGGCTCAGTCTATCCAAGAAGTCAGGCGCAGCAAAACCAAAACCAAAACCGACACCGTTTGGCAAGAAGTCCGCGTTCGGAGGCGACGATGGTTCCGATAATGAAGAACATAGTAGCGCTACCAAATTTGAACGGATTGATGGCGTTCTAGACGACTTTACAACGAAAGCACCAAAATCAGACACGCGCAAGAGTTCAAAGCAAAAGCCTGGCGCATTGACACAGCCTCCAAAGCTAAAATCAAAAAATGAGCCGAGTGCCATGTTTGGCGACCTTTCAGGCACTCTATCTTCGCGAAGGAACGCGGAAGCAGCAACAGAACTCGACTCAAGCATCTACGAATACGATTCCGTGTACGATTCATTAAAACCAAAGAAGGACGATGCGAAGCAGGACGTGGAGCGAAAACCAAAGTATATGAAGAGTCTTCTTCAAGCTGCTGAAGTCCGGAAACGGGATGCGTTGATTgcggaagagaagaagattgcTAGAGAGCGGGAAGCCGAGGGAGACGAGTacgccgacaaggaaaaaTTTGTGACGGAAGCATATAGGAAGCAACAGGAGGAGAATAAGAGGttagaggaagaagagaagcgcagagaggaagaagaggccaAGAAAAATGAAGGCGGCGGCATGTCGGCTTTTTACAGGAAGCTTCTTGATAAAGACGAGGCGAGACACACAGAACTTGTCAAGGCGGCAgcagaaaaggccaaggatggACCTGCGACGGATCAAGGCGATGAAGAGGAGGCCGATAGGgagaaggccgaggccgatTTAGCCCGCGAGCTCAACGAAAAGGGCGCATCTGTCGCCGTCAACGAGGACGGCCAAGTCGTCGACAAGCGCCAACTCCTGCGGGGGGGCTTAAACGTGggcgccaagaagaaggaggaggctCGGAGAGAAGCTGAACGGCCCAAAGAGCAGGAAAGAAGACCTACAAATGGCGCTCAGTTGGGAAGGAAACAAGCCATGAGGGAGCGCCAGACTCGCATGATGGAAGAGCAGCTGGAGCAGTCTCTCAAGCGATCGAGGGAAGCTGAAGAATCGCAGCGCGAAGAAATCGAACGCGCGGCAAAGAGCCAAAAGACGCAAAGCGAGATTTCAAGTGCAAAGGAGAGATATCTTGCTAGAAAGCGGGCGGCTGAGGAAGCTAAAAAGCAGGCATCAGAGGGATAG
- the msp-5 gene encoding Pre-mRNA-splicing factor, translated as MATTSNMFLYSLTVQPPNNVVQAVLGQFAGTKEQLIITGAGSQLTLLRPDPSLGKVTTVLSHNVFGIIRSLASFRLAGSNKDYLIIASDSGRITVVEYLPAQNRFSRLHLETYGKSGVRRVIPGEYLACDPKGRACLIASTEKNKLVYVLNRSSQAELTISSPLEAHKPGVLVISMVALDVGYANPVFAALEMDYSEVDQDSSGQALEEVETQLVYYELDLGLNHVVRKWSEPVDPTASLLFQVPGGNDGPSGVLVCGEESITYRHSNQDAFRVPIPRRKGATEDPSRKRTIVSGVMHKLKGSAGAFFFLLQTEDGDLFKVTIDMVEDEEGSATGEVKRLKIKYFDTVPVATSLCILKSGFLYIASQFGNFSFYQFEKLGDDDTELEFSSDDFPVDPQASYDPVYFHPRPAENLALVESIPSMNPLLDCQVANLTGEDAPQIYTVCGNGARSTFRMLRHGLEVNEIVASELPGIPSAVWTLKLNRGERYDAYIVLSFTNGTLVLSIGETVEEVSDSGFSTSVPTLAAQLLGDDGLIQVHPKGIRHIRNGKVNEWDAPQHRSIVAASTNAHQVAIALSSGEIVYFEMDSDGSLAEYDEKKEMFGTVTCLSLGEVPEGRVRSSFLAVGCDDCTVRVLSLDPESTLESKSVQALTAAPSSLAIIAMDDSSSGGSTLYLHIGLHSGVYLRTVLDEVTGELTDTRQKFLGPKQVRLFQVTVQGTTCVLGLSSRPWLGYSDPITKGFVVTPLNYVDLEWGWNFSSEQCEEGIVGIQGQSLRIFSIDRLGDTLTQKAVSLTYTPKKLIKHPEQPLFYTIESDNNTLPPDLRAQLMADPAVVNGDATVLPPEDFGYPKGNRRWASCINVIDPVSEEPQVVQTVDLENNEAAVSAAIVPFASQDNESFLIVGTGKDVVVNPRSFSEAYIYVYRFQEEGRELEFIHKTKIEEPALALIPFQGKLLAGVGKTLRVYDLGMRQMLRKAQAEVAPQQIVSLNTQGSRIIVGDIQQGVTYVTYKPTTNKLIPFADDTIARWTTCTTMVDYESVAGGDKFGNMFIVRCPPKASEEADEEQSGLHLMNARDYLHGTSQRLDLMCHFYTQDIPTSMAKTSLVVGGQDVLLWSGLMGTIGVFIPLISREDADFFQSLESHLRTEDPPLAGRDHLMYRSYYAPVKGIIDGDLCERYTLLPNDKKQMIAGELDRSVREIERKISDIRTRSAF; from the exons ATGGCGACTACTTCGAACATGTTCCTGTACTCGCTGACGGTCCAGCCGCCGAATAATGTCGTTCAGGCGGTCCTGGGTCAGTTCGCAGGCACCAAAGAGCAGCTCATCATCACTGGTGCTGGCTCACAGCTGACTCTATTGCGTCCCGATCCTTCCCTAGGCAAGGTCACGACCGTTCTATCCCATAACGTCTTTGGGATAATTCGGTCTCTGGCCTCTTTCCGCCTGGCGGGCAGTAACAAAG ATTATTTGATCATTGCCTCGGATTCTGGCAGAATCACGGTCGTCGAGTACTTGCCAGCCCAAAATCGGTTCAGTAGACTGCACCTCGAGACTTATGGCAAATCTGGTGTCAGGCGAGTGATTCCAGGAGAATATCTTGCGTGCGACCCTAAGGGTCGAGCTTGTCTCATTGCTTCCACCGAGAAGAACAAGCTAGTATATGTTCTGAACCGAAGTTCACAGGCAGAGCTAACAATCTCCTCGCCTTTGGAAGCTCACAAACCTGGTGTGTTGGTTATTTCCATGGTTGCCTTGGATGTTGGATATGCCAATCCTGTTTTTGCAGCCCTCGAAATGGACTACTCTGAGGTCGATCAAGACTCCAGTGGCCAGGCGCTGGAGGAAGTCGAAACGCAGCTTGTTTACTACGAGCTAGATCTTGGTCTCAATCACGTTGTGAGAAAATGGTCGGAACCTGTCGATCCTACTGCCTCCCTTCTTTTTCAGGTTCCCGGTGGTAACGACGGCCCCAGCGGAGTACTAGTCTGTGGCGAGGAGAGCATTACATATAGGCACTCAAACCAGGACGCGTTCCGTGTGCCGATACCGCGAAGAAAGGGAGCCACCGAGGACCCGTCACGAAAACGCACAATCGTCTCTGGTGTGATGCACAAGTTAAAGGGCAGTGCCGGCGCGTTTTTCTTCCTATTGCAAACTGAGGATGGCGATCTGTTTAAAGTGACTATCGACATggttgaggatgaagaagggaGCGCGACTGGTGAAGTGAAAAGACTTAAGATCAAGTACTTTGATACCGTACCAGTCGCCACAAGTCTCTGCATTCTAAAGAGTGGGTTTCTCTATATTGCCAGTCAGTTTGGCAACTTTTCTTTCTATCAGTTTGAGAAACTCGGCGACGATGATACGGAGCTTGAGTTCAGCAGCGATGACTTCCCAGTTGACCCGCAAGCATCGTACGATCCGGTCTATTTCCATCCTCGACCTGCTGAAAACCTGGCCTTGGTCGAGAGTATTCCATCAATGAATCCGTTACTTGACTGTCAAGTTGCGAACTTGACAGGGGAAGACGCACCCCAAATCTACACTGTCTGTGGAAATGGAGCACGAAGCACGTTTCGAATGCTCAGACATGGCCTGGAAGTCAATGAAATCGTGGCCTCGGAATTACCTGGCATACCCTCTGCAGTGTGGACCCTCAAACTAAACCGAGGTGAACGGTACGATGCTTACATCGTCTTATCATTTACAAATGGAACCCTGGTGCTTAGTATCGGCGAGACAGTAGAGGAAGTCAGCGATTCTGGTTTCTCGACGAGCGTTCCCACGCTAGCCGCACAATTATTAGGGGATGATGGCCTTATTCAGGTTCATCCAAAGGGCATTCGACATATTCGCAATGGCAAGGTGAACGAGTGGGATGCCCCGCAACATCGGTCTATTGTGGCAGCTTCTACAAATGCCCACCAAGTGGCCATTGCCTTAAGTTCGGGTGAAATAGTGTATTTTGAGATGGATTCTGATGGCTCTCTTGCAGAGTatgatgagaagaaggagatgtTTGGCACTGTTACCTGTCTGAGCCTGGGCGAAGTACCTGAAGGTAGAGTTCGCAGCTCATTCCTGGCCGTGGGCTGTGATGATTGTACAGTTCGTGTACTCAGTCTTGACCCTGAGTCGACACTCGAGAGCAAGTCAGTCCAAGCATTAACAGCTGCGCCGTCATCGTTAGCTATTATTGCGATGGATGACTCGTCATCAGGAGGATCTACACTTTATCTTCATATCGGCTTGCATTCTGGTGTTTATCTACGAACAGTTCTCGACGAGGTCACCGGTGAACTAACTGACACAAGACAAAAGTTCTTGGGGCCAAAACAAGTCCGGCTTTTCCAAGTTACCGTACAGGGAACTACTTGTGTTTTGGGTCTCAGCTCCCGGCCTTGGCTTGGATACTCCGATCCAATTACCAAGGGGTTCGTCGTCACCCCGCTCAACTACGTAGATCTCGAATGGGGCTGGAACTTTAGCAGCGAGCAGTGCGAGGAAGGTATCGTCGGCATTCAAGGCCAGTCACTGAG GATCTTCTCTATTGACCGGTTAGGTGATACTTTGACTCAGAAGGCTGTTTCTCTGACCTACACTCCTAAAAAACTCATCAAACATCCAGAGCAGCCTCTGTTTTACACTATTGAGAGTGATAATAATACACTTCCGCCTGATCTTCGGGCGCAGCTTATGGCTGATCCGGCCGTCGTAAATGGCGATGCAACAGTTTTGCCACCCGAGGACTTTGGGTATCCTAAAGGCAATCGTCGATGGGCATCATGCATCAACGTGATCGACCCTGTCTCCGAAGAGCCGCAAGTTGTGCAGACGGTTGATTTAGAAAATAACGAGGCAGCCGTAAGCGCTGCTATTGTTCCCTTTGCTAGTCAAGATAATGAAAGTTTTCTCATTGTTGGCACTGGTAAAGATGTCGTGGTAAATCCACGGAGCTTTTCAGAAGCATACATTTACGTGTATCGTTTCCAGGAAGAAGGGAGAGAGCTTGAGTTTATTCACAAAACGAAGATCGAAGAACCCGCTTTGGCGTTGATCCCGTTCCAAGGGAAACTCCTGGCTGGTGTCGGAAAAACTTTGCGAGTATACGATCTTGGTATGCGGCAAATGCTGCGGAAAGCACAAGCGGAGGTAGCACCTCAGCAAATCGTATCCCTAAACACTCAAGGCAGCCGCATTATCGTTGGTGATATCCAACAAGGTGTCACATACGTCACATATAAGCCTACTACGAACAAGCTCATACCTTTCGCAGACGATACCATTGCCAGGTGGACCACGTGCACAACAATGGTGGACTACGAGTCAGTGGCCGGCGGAGACAAATTCGGAAACATGTTCATCGTTCGTTGTCCACCAAAAGCAAGTGAAGAGGCTGATGAAGAACAATCTGGTCTCCATTTAATGAATGCTAGGGACTACCTCCATGGAACCTCACAGCGTCTTGATTTGATGTGCCACTTTTACACTCAGGATATACCTACTAGCATGGCAAAGACCAGTCTGGTGGTTGGCGGACAGGATGTGCTATTATGGAGCGGCCTTATGGGCACTATTGGTGTCTTCATTCCGCTAATAAGTCGAGAAGACGCAGACTTTTTCCAGAGTCTTGAATCACATCTCCGGACTGAGGATCCTCCATTAGCTGGAAGAGATCATCTTATGTACCGATCATACTATGCGCCTGTGAAGGGCATAATTGATGGAGATCTCTGTGAGCGATATACTTTGCTTCCCAACGATAAGAAGCAAATGATTGCCGGCGAATTGGACCGTTCGGTCCGAGAGATTGAAAGGAAAATCTCG GATATCCGCACTAGGTCTGCTTTCTAA